In one Paracoccus everestensis genomic region, the following are encoded:
- the gspD gene encoding type II secretion system secretin GspD: MFAAVVLTALCVLGNPALAQEAATPVPQESIPPEAAPSVPGVAPGQEALPLEEQAAPDGSITPPVIAVPPGALVPAPTAPLPDTEATYVINLRDADIRSLSEQVSEITDRTLVLDPNVSGVVTVISANPLTASGVWELFQSVLAVQGYVALPSGNLWRIVPQATIREGGTTPQETPNPGRLDVITELVPLRNFPATTAVAALRPLVASYGYIEAIVDTNTLVITDTAENVRRIEDIVRTLDVDNGQQVYSVRLRNADATQVAEALKGALGTPVEGAPGNALVPRITVDPRSNTILVNADPQTFAIARDIAANLDIPGPPAPSNLPVTRVYNLRFADAASMAEVLQGLVGSGGIATNPVTEALPDPDFFSGEVVDATLGQLETAPIESFTAPTEENISIQPVVASNAIIVRAREEVQVDLAALIGQLDQRRPQVLIEAAIVEVSGDIAEALGVQLGFGSAAPPAGFAATSFSPQGPTLRNILALLDAPVAPGISPQGLSIGLSREDQFGLLLQALGTSTKANLLSNPSITTLDNQPAEIVVGQNVPFRTGSFTSEGSTQSTIERRDVGITMRVVPRVNQGDVVQLDITQEVSSLSQAAVQGAADIITNTRVIKTTVLADNGGTIVLGGLISDDRQTNRTGVPGLSRLPVVGGLFRSTQESARRQTLFVFLRPTILRTRGDVSAVSGNRFQRLRAIEASPDDQRSLLTEPKPVRRLPVEIDGLY, encoded by the coding sequence TTGTTTGCGGCCGTCGTCCTGACGGCCCTGTGCGTCTTGGGCAATCCTGCGCTGGCGCAGGAGGCAGCCACCCCCGTTCCCCAGGAAAGCATTCCGCCAGAAGCGGCCCCCTCGGTGCCCGGCGTGGCACCGGGCCAGGAAGCGCTGCCGTTGGAGGAGCAGGCGGCACCCGATGGCTCGATCACGCCGCCGGTCATCGCCGTCCCGCCGGGGGCCTTGGTTCCCGCGCCGACCGCGCCGCTGCCCGATACCGAGGCGACCTATGTCATCAACCTGCGCGATGCCGATATCCGCTCTTTGTCGGAACAGGTGTCGGAAATCACGGACCGTACGCTGGTTCTCGATCCAAACGTCTCGGGCGTGGTGACCGTCATATCGGCAAATCCTTTGACAGCCTCGGGCGTGTGGGAACTGTTCCAGTCGGTCCTGGCCGTCCAAGGCTATGTCGCGCTGCCGTCTGGCAACCTGTGGCGGATCGTGCCGCAAGCCACCATCCGCGAGGGAGGCACCACGCCGCAGGAAACCCCGAATCCTGGTCGTCTGGACGTGATCACCGAACTTGTTCCCCTGCGGAACTTCCCGGCGACCACCGCCGTGGCCGCCCTGCGTCCCCTTGTCGCCAGCTACGGCTATATCGAGGCAATCGTGGATACCAATACGCTGGTCATCACCGACACCGCCGAGAACGTGCGCCGGATCGAGGACATCGTCCGCACCCTTGATGTCGATAACGGCCAGCAGGTCTATTCGGTCCGTCTTCGCAATGCGGACGCCACCCAAGTGGCCGAGGCCCTGAAGGGAGCCTTGGGAACCCCGGTCGAAGGCGCGCCCGGCAATGCGCTGGTTCCTAGGATCACCGTCGATCCGCGGTCGAACACGATCCTTGTGAACGCCGATCCCCAGACCTTCGCCATAGCCCGCGACATCGCCGCGAACCTGGACATCCCCGGTCCGCCGGCACCTTCGAACCTGCCGGTGACGCGGGTCTACAACCTGCGCTTCGCCGATGCCGCTTCGATGGCTGAGGTGCTTCAAGGCCTTGTGGGGTCGGGCGGCATCGCCACCAACCCCGTGACCGAGGCATTGCCCGATCCCGACTTCTTCAGCGGTGAGGTGGTGGATGCCACCTTGGGGCAGCTTGAGACAGCGCCGATAGAATCCTTCACCGCACCCACCGAGGAAAACATCTCGATCCAGCCGGTGGTGGCCTCCAATGCCATCATCGTGCGCGCCCGGGAAGAGGTGCAGGTCGACCTGGCCGCCTTGATCGGTCAACTGGATCAGCGCCGCCCGCAGGTGTTGATCGAGGCCGCCATTGTCGAAGTGTCCGGCGACATCGCGGAAGCCCTTGGGGTTCAGCTGGGTTTCGGCTCGGCGGCGCCGCCTGCGGGTTTTGCCGCCACGTCGTTCTCGCCGCAGGGGCCAACCTTGCGCAACATCCTGGCCCTGTTGGATGCGCCGGTCGCGCCGGGGATTTCCCCGCAAGGCCTTTCCATAGGGCTGTCGCGCGAGGATCAGTTCGGCTTGTTGCTTCAGGCTTTGGGAACCTCCACCAAGGCCAACCTGCTGTCCAACCCCTCGATCACCACGCTGGACAACCAGCCGGCGGAAATCGTCGTGGGCCAGAACGTGCCGTTCAGGACCGGCTCTTTCACAAGCGAAGGCAGCACCCAGAGCACGATCGAGCGCCGCGACGTCGGCATCACGATGCGCGTGGTCCCGCGCGTCAACCAAGGCGACGTGGTTCAGCTGGACATCACGCAAGAGGTGTCGTCCCTGTCGCAGGCCGCCGTGCAGGGCGCCGCCGACATCATCACCAACACCCGGGTCATCAAGACGACCGTTCTGGCGGACAACGGCGGCACCATCGTGCTGGGTGGGCTGATTTCGGACGACCGGCAGACGAACCGCACCGGCGTTCCGGGCCTCAGCCGGCTGCCCGTGGTCGGCGGCCTGTTCAGATCGACACAGGAATCGGCGCGGCGGCAGACCCTGTTCGTCTTCCTGCGGCCGACAATCCTGCGCACGCGCGGGGACGTTTCGGCCGTGTCGGGCAACCGGTTCCAACGGCTGCGCGCCATCGAGGCCAGTCCGGACGACCAACGCAGTCTGCTGACTGAACCCAAGCCGGTACGCCGTCTTCCCGTCGAGATCGACGGCCTCTACTAG
- a CDS encoding type II secretion system protein N, translated as MIDVAAFEGRRIPPLLGRAALWGGAALCAVSLGWTAAPVIWRVKGESGQIIPAASAAPDEPATQTDLEPILAFAPFGQDSTPGPEPQAAGESSLGLVLLGVTIGNPASASRAIISGGDTPVASYPVGARITANADLAEVNGDHVVLRVNGQPETLSFTKRPEAAAPDTGNNFRNLPPPAAGPRSVAPSGPASPLDETIARYRDALDADPGRLLEELGLAPAQGGYQIGANPGPELAQAGFLPGDVISLVNGRQVGDIDADRQHFDDIVASGQLRVELQRDGQAIAMSFLLQ; from the coding sequence ATGATCGACGTGGCGGCGTTCGAGGGCAGGCGTATCCCACCCCTGCTGGGACGGGCGGCCCTGTGGGGAGGTGCCGCGCTCTGCGCCGTCAGCCTGGGCTGGACCGCAGCCCCGGTGATCTGGCGCGTGAAAGGCGAAAGCGGGCAGATCATCCCCGCCGCTTCAGCAGCCCCGGACGAACCTGCCACGCAAACCGATCTGGAGCCTATCCTGGCCTTCGCGCCCTTTGGGCAGGACAGCACGCCTGGCCCCGAACCGCAGGCAGCGGGCGAGTCCAGCCTTGGCCTCGTCCTGCTAGGGGTGACAATCGGCAATCCGGCCTCTGCTTCGCGGGCGATCATTTCGGGCGGGGACACCCCGGTTGCCAGCTATCCCGTCGGGGCGCGCATCACGGCCAACGCAGATCTGGCCGAAGTGAACGGTGATCACGTCGTGTTGCGCGTCAATGGGCAACCCGAAACGCTGTCATTCACGAAACGGCCCGAGGCCGCGGCGCCTGATACCGGAAACAATTTTCGCAACCTGCCACCGCCAGCCGCCGGACCCCGATCCGTTGCACCGTCCGGCCCCGCCAGCCCCCTCGACGAAACGATCGCCCGGTATCGGGATGCCCTGGACGCCGATCCGGGCAGGCTTCTGGAAGAACTTGGACTGGCTCCCGCTCAAGGGGGGTATCAGATCGGCGCCAACCCCGGGCCAGAATTGGCTCAGGCCGGGTTTCTGCCCGGCGATGTGATAAGCTTGGTAAATGGCCGACAGGTCGGCGACATTGATGCCGACAGGCAACATTTTGACGACATCGTGGCCTCTGGCCAGCTTCGGGTCGAATTGCAGCGTGACGGGCAGGCGATTGCCATGTCATTTCTTCTACAATGA
- a CDS encoding pilus assembly FimT family protein: MILARPAWGKRRNSQAGLTLIETLIVIAVIGVATAAAMMGLNGSDRGDRAQAEAVRLARHLSLAADEALVSGMPLQLLWDERGYAFVQWTGGDAEWQPAAVPMLAARHDLRPPLSMAVSGTGDALMIAASGSGLARRIDFQGIGLPWRVEFDGFSALAVPRGPT, translated from the coding sequence ATGATACTGGCGCGGCCTGCCTGGGGGAAGCGGCGTAACTCCCAGGCGGGGCTGACTCTGATCGAAACGCTCATCGTCATCGCGGTGATCGGAGTCGCGACGGCGGCCGCCATGATGGGCCTGAACGGCTCCGACCGCGGGGATCGCGCCCAAGCCGAGGCCGTGCGCCTGGCGCGGCACCTGTCGCTTGCCGCTGACGAGGCGCTTGTGTCGGGAATGCCCCTGCAACTGCTGTGGGATGAGCGCGGCTATGCCTTTGTGCAATGGACGGGCGGCGATGCGGAATGGCAGCCGGCTGCGGTGCCCATGCTGGCGGCCCGTCACGATCTTCGCCCACCGCTGAGCATGGCGGTTTCGGGAACAGGGGACGCGCTGATGATTGCAGCCAGCGGCAGCGGGCTTGCCCGCCGTATCGATTTCCAGGGCATTGGCTTGCCCTGGCGTGTCGAGTTCGACGGCTTCAGCGCCTTGGCCGTCCCACGAGGGCCGACATGA
- the gspG gene encoding type II secretion system major pseudopilin GspG — protein sequence MLSVQQLRKSVFPDHAALPDCTRSCRHPESGVTLIEMMVVLVIIGIVASLVVPQVMGRPDQARAAVAGADMRTIASSLEMYRLDNRTYPTTSQGLSALASPPNQAPLPVNWAPGGYLPDIPADPWGSPYVYQSPGQNGPYELMSLGADRAPGGEGVDADIRYGPGVASAAASG from the coding sequence ATGCTTTCGGTACAACAGCTGCGCAAGTCCGTCTTTCCCGACCATGCAGCCTTGCCAGACTGCACGCGCAGCTGCCGCCATCCCGAAAGCGGCGTCACCCTGATCGAGATGATGGTTGTGCTGGTCATCATCGGGATCGTGGCGTCGCTGGTCGTGCCGCAGGTGATGGGACGTCCTGACCAGGCGCGGGCCGCTGTCGCGGGCGCAGACATGCGCACGATCGCGTCAAGCCTCGAGATGTATCGCCTCGACAATCGCACCTATCCCACCACATCCCAGGGGTTGTCCGCGCTTGCCTCGCCGCCGAACCAGGCGCCCCTGCCGGTCAACTGGGCGCCGGGCGGGTATCTGCCGGATATTCCTGCCGACCCTTGGGGCAGCCCTTACGTATATCAGTCGCCCGGACAGAACGGCCCTTATGAACTGATGTCGCTTGGCGCGGACCGCGCACCGGGTGGCGAGGGGGTCGATGCGGACATCCGCTATGGCCCCGGGGTCGCTTCGGCAGCCGCAAGCGGATGA
- the gspI gene encoding type II secretion system minor pseudopilin GspI produces the protein MNRRGDAGFTLVETLVALAVLAMAAMALLGATQAHIRNIAALEARAAAQWAAENHLAELVIGAKPQADPVSMMGHSIRVTETRSPTSDPGLEQVDLAATDMADGQVYARLTGFVLRIAEQ, from the coding sequence ATGAACAGGCGCGGCGATGCGGGCTTCACCCTGGTCGAGACGCTGGTTGCGCTGGCTGTCCTGGCAATGGCGGCCATGGCCCTTCTGGGCGCAACCCAAGCCCATATCCGCAACATTGCCGCCCTGGAGGCCCGTGCGGCGGCGCAATGGGCAGCCGAAAACCATCTGGCCGAACTGGTCATCGGCGCCAAGCCGCAGGCGGACCCCGTATCCATGATGGGGCATTCCATTCGTGTGACGGAAACGCGCAGCCCCACCAGCGATCCCGGCCTGGAACAGGTCGATCTTGCGGCAACAGACATGGCCGATGGGCAGGTTTATGCACGTCTGACAGGCTTCGTCCTGCGGATCGCCGAGCAATGA
- the treS gene encoding maltose alpha-D-glucosyltransferase, producing the protein MTTDPEADTIDKLISLSMLYQARRLAENYGGKGRMWQNPYAESRPRAASAIAPVWFTAYPPSVITHPGQTVLGALGDSRLWSALASMGIRAIHTGPTKQAGGYKDGRYTPTVDGNFDRIGFGTDPAFGTTEEFQAISRMAAAHNAVVIDDVIPAHTGKGPDFRLAEMNHSLYPGLYHMVEVPEEEWALLPEVPQGRDSVNLPPAIVDHLKERGLIVGQLQRVIFFEPGIKETDWSVTGPVSGIDGKIRRWVYLHYFKEGQPSLNWLDPSFAAQQMIIGDALHSIDHMGARGLRLDANGFLGVERRSDGASAWSESHPLSVTGNALLAGTIRKAGGFSFQELNLTVDDIALMSKGGADLSYDFITRPAYHHALLTGNTEFLRMMLRMVHDFGIDPASLIHALQNHDELTTELVHFWTLHADDIFTFADKTWQGRTLRMHLRDEIRERLTGTNAPYNLPFVTNGIACTTASVITAALGISDLEKIGDEDIQLIRKIHLLLVMYNAFQPGVFALSGWDLVGALPLDAAAVQDLMTDGDTRWIERGAYDLTGQAADQAFSSDGIPRTRALYGSICEQLEQPDSFASQLKRLLAVREAYGLAASHQTQIPDVSAAGLLVMVHILPNGRGTQVTALNFSAEAIKEVIHLTEVPPGPVVDMIAETVLGDLGEDGSLTINLDPYEGLSLRVVSTSPLL; encoded by the coding sequence ATGACCACGGATCCCGAGGCTGATACGATTGATAAGCTGATATCGTTATCAATGCTGTATCAAGCACGTCGCCTTGCCGAGAACTATGGCGGCAAAGGCCGGATGTGGCAAAATCCCTATGCCGAGTCCCGGCCCCGGGCAGCTTCGGCGATCGCCCCCGTCTGGTTCACGGCCTATCCCCCTTCCGTGATCACGCATCCCGGCCAGACCGTTCTTGGCGCGCTTGGGGATTCCCGGCTATGGTCCGCGTTGGCCTCGATGGGGATCCGGGCGATCCATACTGGCCCGACCAAGCAGGCCGGCGGCTATAAGGACGGACGATACACGCCGACGGTCGACGGAAACTTCGACCGGATCGGCTTCGGAACAGACCCGGCCTTCGGCACGACCGAGGAGTTTCAGGCGATCAGCCGAATGGCCGCTGCCCACAATGCCGTCGTGATTGACGACGTTATCCCCGCCCATACTGGCAAGGGGCCGGACTTCCGCTTGGCGGAAATGAATCACTCCCTCTATCCGGGCCTTTATCACATGGTGGAAGTTCCTGAGGAAGAGTGGGCCTTGCTCCCCGAGGTTCCCCAGGGGCGCGATTCCGTCAACCTGCCGCCTGCAATCGTCGACCATCTCAAGGAGCGCGGGTTGATCGTCGGGCAGTTGCAGCGGGTCATCTTCTTCGAACCGGGCATCAAGGAAACGGATTGGAGCGTGACCGGTCCCGTGTCAGGCATCGACGGCAAGATTCGCCGCTGGGTTTATCTTCACTATTTCAAGGAAGGGCAGCCAAGTCTCAATTGGCTCGATCCCTCATTTGCGGCACAACAGATGATCATCGGCGATGCCCTGCATTCGATCGATCATATGGGCGCGCGAGGGCTGCGGCTGGATGCGAATGGCTTTCTTGGCGTCGAGCGGCGCAGCGACGGCGCCTCTGCCTGGTCGGAAAGCCATCCGCTTTCCGTCACCGGGAACGCCTTGCTGGCCGGCACGATCAGGAAGGCTGGCGGCTTCTCGTTCCAGGAACTGAACCTCACCGTTGACGATATTGCCTTGATGTCAAAAGGCGGGGCCGATCTTTCCTATGATTTCATCACCCGGCCTGCCTATCATCATGCTCTTCTTACCGGTAATACCGAGTTCCTGCGCATGATGCTGCGCATGGTGCATGATTTCGGCATTGATCCGGCATCCTTGATCCATGCCCTCCAGAACCATGATGAACTGACCACGGAACTGGTCCACTTCTGGACCCTGCACGCAGACGATATCTTCACTTTTGCCGACAAGACATGGCAAGGGCGCACCCTGCGGATGCATTTGCGTGACGAAATCAGGGAACGCCTGACCGGCACCAACGCGCCTTACAATCTTCCCTTCGTGACGAACGGAATTGCCTGCACGACTGCCAGCGTCATAACCGCCGCGCTTGGCATCTCCGATCTGGAGAAGATCGGCGATGAAGACATCCAGCTTATCAGAAAGATTCACCTGCTGCTTGTCATGTACAACGCATTCCAGCCAGGAGTATTTGCCCTGTCCGGCTGGGATCTTGTCGGCGCGCTGCCCTTGGATGCGGCCGCCGTGCAAGACCTCATGACGGACGGCGACACGCGTTGGATCGAGCGTGGCGCATATGACCTGACGGGACAGGCTGCGGATCAGGCGTTTTCGTCAGACGGGATACCACGGACCCGTGCGCTCTACGGTTCGATCTGCGAGCAACTGGAACAGCCCGACTCGTTTGCATCGCAACTCAAGCGCCTTCTTGCGGTCCGTGAAGCCTATGGCTTGGCGGCAAGTCACCAGACGCAGATCCCAGATGTTTCCGCGGCGGGCCTGCTGGTGATGGTTCATATCTTGCCCAATGGCCGAGGGACGCAGGTGACAGCCCTGAATTTCAGCGCCGAGGCCATCAAGGAAGTCATTCACCTGACCGAAGTTCCGCCAGGTCCGGTCGTCGACATGATCGCGGAAACGGTTTTGGGGGACTTGGGAGAGGATGGATCGCTTACGATCAATCTGGATCCTTATGAGGGGCTCTCGCTACGAGTGGTCAGTACGTCACCCTTGCTCTGA
- a CDS encoding efflux transporter outer membrane subunit, with amino-acid sequence MSACGQLPAYQAPEADMPERFAADSPARRAGAQAWWAAFQDSNLDSLVAAGLARNLDVLTALSVIREAQANARLVGANDLPQVAAQAAASRGDTAGNGPIIDQSSGTLGVSWLIDLFGANRAARRGAGARLDAAYLSAEVARLTVASAIAQAYVDARYYQQATSLTRQSLESRRRTLEMTRQQDVLGSVSRIEVLQAEQLVTQAEAALPALELGFDQSVNRLATLTATSSTDVAARTRRGGSQPRARYRASVGVPADVVRARPDVRVAERRLATAVADVAQAKAAFYPQLTLSGTVTPVDLGRAGSLKTWSVGPQLSVPLFNAANQANLSAAEARAEQARLAWLAAVLNAVEEVENALAGYNRDARAVDAQSRLVANASEAVDLTRTAYELGDAAFFPVLDAERTVLEARQQLANAVRQQALNFIALSVAASGGVGIASAS; translated from the coding sequence TTGTCTGCCTGCGGCCAACTGCCCGCATATCAGGCGCCCGAAGCCGATATGCCGGAACGCTTTGCAGCCGACTCGCCTGCCCGACGCGCCGGTGCCCAGGCTTGGTGGGCCGCGTTCCAGGACAGCAATCTGGACAGTCTTGTCGCCGCCGGACTGGCGCGCAATCTCGATGTCCTGACCGCCCTGTCGGTCATCCGAGAAGCGCAGGCCAATGCCCGGCTGGTTGGCGCGAACGACCTGCCACAAGTCGCCGCGCAGGCCGCAGCCTCGCGCGGGGATACCGCGGGCAATGGACCGATCATCGACCAAAGCTCGGGCACGCTTGGCGTTTCGTGGCTGATCGACCTTTTCGGTGCCAACCGTGCGGCGCGGCGCGGGGCCGGCGCTCGCCTTGATGCGGCCTACCTGTCGGCCGAGGTCGCGCGCCTGACCGTGGCCAGTGCCATCGCCCAGGCCTATGTCGATGCGCGATACTATCAGCAGGCGACCAGCCTGACCCGGCAAAGCCTGGAAAGCCGCCGCCGCACGCTGGAAATGACCCGGCAGCAGGATGTGCTGGGAAGCGTGTCGAGGATCGAGGTCTTGCAGGCCGAGCAGCTTGTCACCCAGGCCGAAGCCGCGTTGCCGGCTTTGGAACTGGGCTTTGACCAGTCGGTCAATCGCCTGGCCACGCTTACGGCGACATCCAGCACGGACGTTGCCGCCCGGACCCGCCGGGGCGGCAGCCAGCCACGCGCGCGGTATCGTGCCAGTGTTGGGGTGCCTGCCGACGTGGTCCGCGCACGTCCCGATGTCCGCGTGGCCGAACGTCGGCTTGCCACGGCAGTTGCCGATGTCGCACAGGCCAAGGCCGCCTTCTATCCGCAACTGACGCTAAGCGGCACTGTGACCCCCGTCGATCTGGGCCGGGCGGGCAGCCTCAAGACCTGGAGCGTCGGGCCGCAGCTTTCCGTCCCCCTGTTCAACGCCGCCAATCAGGCCAACCTGTCGGCCGCCGAGGCGCGGGCCGAACAGGCGCGCCTTGCCTGGCTCGCCGCGGTCCTGAACGCCGTCGAAGAGGTCGAGAACGCCTTAGCGGGATACAACCGCGACGCACGCGCCGTGGATGCGCAATCCCGTCTTGTCGCCAATGCCTCCGAGGCGGTGGACCTGACCCGGACCGCTTACGAACTGGGAGACGCCGCGTTCTTCCCGGTGCTGGACGCAGAGCGGACCGTTCTGGAAGCCCGCCAGCAGCTTGCCAACGCCGTACGGCAGCAGGCGCTGAACTTCATTGCGCTCAGCGTGGCGGCCTCCGGCGGGGTTGGTATCGCAAGTGCTTCCTAG
- a CDS encoding GMC oxidoreductase, whose translation MLDPCNTADRRKAIVDLNCCSHDEPNLWITDAAVLPTSAAVNPTLTIAPLAWKPTTAIAFELEHGGKTTRRPFRNLDLLEGW comes from the coding sequence ATGTTGGATCCGTGCAACACCGCGGATCGGCGCAAGGCGATCGTGGACCTGAATTGCTGCAGCCATGACGAGCCGAACCTGTGGATCACCGATGCGGCAGTGCTGCCCACTTCGGCGGCAGTCAACCCGACCCTGACGATTGCCCCGTTGGCCTGGAAGCCGACAACTGCCATTGCCTTCGAACTGGAACACGGGGGAAAGACCACGCGACGCCCATTCCGCAATCTGGACTTGCTTGAGGGATGGTAG